The proteins below are encoded in one region of Ereboglobus luteus:
- a CDS encoding endonuclease/exonuclease/phosphatase family protein, whose protein sequence is MKNNTIALLALAASCLFAVNNLPAAASSAECDSGVRLRVSSYNIRYDSAKDGESGNSWDARKAAVADLIKQSQIDVVGTQEGDERQMADLKKLLPEYDYVAHPYGGKQGNIHTAAIVYRSDKYKVLDKGVFWFSETPNEKSIGWDATDTRICTWAKMKDNASGREFYFFTAHFYWRYVTARQNSGPLMVRMVREITKGSLPVICTGDFNSPDTTPQYKAITEYLKDAYHATATPPLGPKDTNMGAGNFRGEPRGRIDFVFINDRTKVLNYTVLTSTYDKGRHPSDHLPIVCDVLLTK, encoded by the coding sequence ATGAAAAACAATACAATCGCACTGCTCGCCCTCGCTGCGTCATGCCTTTTCGCCGTCAATAATCTTCCCGCCGCAGCATCCTCCGCGGAATGCGACAGCGGCGTCAGGCTGCGCGTGTCGAGCTACAATATACGATACGACTCCGCAAAGGACGGGGAGTCGGGCAACAGCTGGGATGCGCGCAAGGCCGCCGTCGCCGACCTGATTAAGCAAAGCCAAATCGACGTCGTCGGCACGCAGGAGGGCGACGAAAGGCAGATGGCCGACTTGAAAAAACTGCTGCCCGAATACGATTACGTGGCCCATCCTTACGGGGGAAAACAGGGCAATATACACACGGCCGCCATTGTGTATAGAAGTGATAAATACAAGGTGCTGGACAAGGGCGTGTTTTGGTTTAGCGAGACGCCCAATGAAAAAAGCATCGGCTGGGACGCCACCGACACGCGCATCTGCACCTGGGCCAAAATGAAGGACAACGCCTCCGGGCGGGAATTCTATTTCTTCACCGCCCACTTCTACTGGCGCTACGTCACAGCGAGGCAGAACTCGGGCCCGTTGATGGTTCGCATGGTCAGGGAAATCACCAAGGGCAGCCTCCCCGTGATCTGCACGGGCGACTTCAACTCGCCCGACACGACGCCTCAATACAAGGCGATCACGGAATATTTGAAAGACGCCTATCATGCGACGGCCACCCCGCCGCTCGGCCCGAAGGACACCAACATGGGCGCCGGAAATTTCCGCGGCGAACCCAGGGGGCGGATAGACTTTGTATTCATCAACGACCGGACAAAAGTTCTGAATTACACAGTGCTTACCAGCACCTACGACAAAGGCCGCCACCCCTCCGACCACCTGCCGATCGTGTGCGACGTGCTGTTGACAAAATAG